A stretch of DNA from Triticum dicoccoides isolate Atlit2015 ecotype Zavitan chromosome 2A, WEW_v2.0, whole genome shotgun sequence:
AAGTGAGTTACATATGCTTGCAAATTTTTGCTTATTTTAAGCATGAGTTTTTACTTTATGGTCTTGTGATCAGACATCAGAAGCTTGTGTTTGTTTCTTGTATTAATCTGACAGAACTATGTGAAGCTAACCATGAGTGACTTGGACACAGTACTAATATTCCACTCTTGTTAAGCTTGAGCTGAGCTAAGGGCTCTTCTCATTAACGGCGCTCTGTTTCCCTAATGTTTCAATCGTTGTCTGAATGTTATGTTTAAATGAAAGCAAACCATTCCTTGTACCATTGGTGTTTGGTTTTATGTATCTCTGTTATTCCTGACGGGTTGGCCTCATGATTTTCTGAGCAACACGATCCAGACTAGCTGGTAGGAGCTAGGGCCCTACCGGATCTAGGGCgtaggttgtaggggaaggagggggaaGGGCGAGGGCTggtgcgcggcggccggcggcgtggcGCCATCCTTGCGACGGGAGCAGCGGCGGCGAAAGCAGGAGGCGTCTAGggtttaggtctcccggctccctaagggaagccgagcaaatattgattgcttcttgcttgattagattgatacatctcctctccttatatagagaggtttacttgactcctaagcaaacgatcctaatacgataagataattgggctaagcccctaattaaGATACTTGGGCCATAacccactgggctaagcccctatgccggtcataacacttctccccgcctgcacaaatagctcgtcctcgagctgtaaggtggggaagcgcttgttgaactcctcgaggtgatcaaccagcgtcaaacaccttcgCGACAGCTGGGGCGGcaaggtcggcggcgacggcgtcctccggaatgtagttctgcaacctccaggtagaagagtcgccggcgtggccgggcgtgtagggctcatcgcagttgaagcacaacccttggcggcgacgctcgagtagcTCGGCCGAGGTGAGCCGGCGAAACGGGCGAGCCGCggtcgcggcgaggggtgccgcGGAAGACTGAGCAGGCTGACCCTGAGCGGGATCTGGCCAGGGTAGCGACCCAGTGGCCTGGGACGGTGActcctgctggatggccaccgcgcggcgctcgaacgcgcgggcatagtacatggccgtctggatatcctggggtccccgaagctccacgtccacgcggatgtgatcCGGAAGTCCACCGACAAAGAGGTCGGCCCGCTGCTGCGCCGTCACACCTGACGCGTGGCATGCCAGGGCCTGGAAACGGTCGGCGAAGTCCTGAaccgtggaggtgaagggaaggcggccTAGCTCCGCCAGGCGGCTCCCGCGGATTGGGGGCCCAAAAcgaaggaggcagagctcgcggaagcgctcccaagggggaatgctgccctcgtcctgctcgagggcgtagtaccaggtctgTGCCGCGCCGCGGAGGTGGTAAGAGGCGAGCCAGGTGCGCTCCGAGGCGAGGGTGCGCTGCCCGCGAAAgaactggttgagccagttgagggggtcctccatGCCGTCATAGGTGGCGAAGTCGATCTTGGCGAACCGCGGCGGTGTCTGGGTCGGAGCGCCGTATCGAGCTGGCTCGGAGGTGCGGAGCAGCGAGGCGGGTGGCGCCTGGTCGGAGTACTCCGGGTAAGGACCCGCGGAGCTGGATGGCCCGCCGAACTACGAAAACGGGGTCGGCTGCTCCGGAGCTGTGGTGTAGACCGGCGATGGCGAAGACCCAGCCGCCCAAGCTGGTAGTGGCGACGGGGAGGCCGGAAACCGGACCTCATGTATCAAAAGGCCGGCCGGCAAGGACGCCCCTGAGCTGGGCAGAGGTAGCGCCGGTGGTTGCAGCGTCGGCTGTGGAGGGTGGGCGGGTGCGTCGGTTGCCACGGAGGAAGGCGGCTGCAGATGCCATAGGGGAGCCGTAGCTGGCAGCGGCGGCAGATGCCACAGAGGAGCCGCGACCGGAGTGGTCTCGCCGGGGTGCCCCGCCTGGAACGGCAGTAGCGGCAGCCTGGTGCAGGCCGGCGCGCCCTGGGCCGGCCACGGCAGCGCAGGGGGGCCCGCCTGGAACGGCAACGGCGGCTGCCTGctgtaggcaggcgcgccctgggacGGCCACGGCAGCGCGGGGGAGCCTGCCTGGAACGGCAGCAGCGGCTGCCCGCTGTAGGTAGGCGCGCCCTGGGACGGCCATGGCAGCGTGGGGTGACCGTAGGCGGCGATCGACGCAGCCGGCGGAGGTGCGTACAGCCCAACCATATACTGGTGGTACTGGTTGAGGTGGAGCCCTTGGACGGCCATCATGAGATCCCGCAGCGTGCTGGTCATCTgttccggcgtgaagacggcggtcGTCGGTGGCGCGGACGTGATGGGTGCCGGCGGCGGTGAGGAGCCCGCAGTGGTGACCGGGCCCGACAGCGTGTAGGCCCCGGCGGTGATCATCGGGGCGGACGTCatcggcgtggtggtggaggcggGCAGCGGCGGCGATGGTGTTGACGAAGACATGATCGGACCCAAGTCtctggataccaaattggtaggagctAGGGCCCTACCGGATCTAGGGCgtaggttgtaggggaaggagggggaaGGGCGAGGGCTggtgcgcggcggccggcggcgtggcGCCGTCCTTGCGACGGGAGCAGCGGCGGCGAAAGCAGGAGGCGTCTAGggtttaggtctcccggctccctaagggaagccgagcaaatattgattgcttcttgcttgattagattgatacatctcctctccttatataaagaggtttacttgactcctaagcaaacgatcctaatacgataagataattgggctaagcccctaattaaGATACTTGGGCCATAacccactgggctaagcccctatgCCGGTCATAACACTAGCACTAGTCAAGCTCTCTGCTGGGATTTCAATTGGTACAAGTAACCAGAAGTGATCAATTTTTACTGTGTCCTAGCTCTCTCCTAGTAGAACCCTGTCTATTTTGCTGATTTTAAATGTATCTGGATACTTTGGTCAAAATTATAGAAACCCGGCTGAAATCTCGGAAACCATCTGTAGAGAGACCTCAAATTATTGTGCACAGAGACCTAATACTGACCTGATGTTGCGCTAACTGGAAGCATACAAACTATTGCATTTTTGTATTGGTTTAGAAGGATCAATTATTGCTCTGTTTTGCACACCAGTCACAATTTAGCCACCACTTTGTTCATTCCATATATTAAGGTAGGTGTTTTCTCTTCGCCGACATATATTCCCTGACTTCCCGTGTAGTGATTATTCCAGAAATATGCTTATCTGTGGACATAAGTAAGTtatataaactaagcaattatacaATTCGACCTTTCATACTTCTGAAGCCTCTGTTATTCCATTCAGTATTCCAGTTGATTTCATTGATTACTTTTCCTATATCTAATTTTTGTCCCCTTTTTTTTACTGGTTTGACAACTACCAGGCATCGTTCTCTCAAGCAACTGGGGGTTTAGTTGCACGGAAGAGCCCAAGATTTCTACCTAACCCTGAAAAACACTGGGGTCCTAAGATGAAGGCCGGTAGACCACTGAAGATACTTCCCATTGACAAATTGTAATTTCTTTTCACCGTCGACACACTTGAAGCCGGACATTCTTTTTATTCTGAAATTGAACATATAGAAAGTTCTGAAAAATATAATGCAATAACTAATAATGAAGAGGTTGGTCGAATGGGTCATGATCCATCACAATAACTAATAATGCCTTATCAGTAAGTATGACATTGTTCTTGGCTCTCCTTCGAGCTCATTCTGCTGGGTTTTCCTGTCAAGTGAATGAATGACCAGCCATCTATGCCGCACACTAGTGAGAGCACAAATATGGTATAATGCAAGGAAACACCGTGGCAAAGAGGAGGAAGTAGCAAATGTAAAGTACAAGCGGTGTTGGTTAATTCACGAAAGGGTTAATGCTCTCACCATTGTCTACTCTTCAAATACTCTCTTCgtttctttttactctgcatataagttttCTCTCAAGTCAAACTTCAGGACAACTGACCAAAATTATAGGAAAAACTATCAACATTAATCGTATCAAATAAATGTCATAAAATTATCTTTTATATTGTATATCTTTAATATTATAGATGTTGATATTGTTAAGTATAactttggtcaaactttatgaagtttgtatTCCTACAAATAAGCTTTGCTAGGCGAAGGGGGAGAATATCATATGAAAACCAACATTCAATGAAAACTTtgtggaaaccatattttaaaattccaaaaaaatctgaaaaaaatacgGGATGTTcagaggatgatgttttattgccgTGCAAAAATTCAAGTTGAAATACATTGCGAGATATGAGCTATAAAAAAGACAATTTCAGCCCTTGATAGTGAGATTACTGTTCGGCACTATTCAacgctgattttgtcttttttataGCTCATATCACGTAATGTCTATCAATTTGAttttttgtgtggcaataaaacatcatcctcttaacatcccgtattttttaaaaaaactttaaAACATCTTCATCTTGTGGTTTTCACCGGTTTTCATCGAATATTGGTTTCCGTATAATACTCTCCCAggcgaaggaagagaacctcaacaACTATCCATTTGCCCGAGGAATTTGAGCACACAAGGAATCAGATAATTCCAACAAACGCCACACTTGCTTAGGAAGCATTGCCAAGTTAAAAGAGTGAAGATCTCGAAACCTTCCCCCATAAAAAAAAATCTCAAAACCTCATACCAGATTTATTGTTGGGAAAGCACAATTTTCACCACGCTCACCAATGCATTTTCTTGCCGTGCCCGTCATCTCTCACTATAAGTTGTGACGTTAGATATAGCTCTGCAGACCTCTTTCAgccaaaaagaagagaaaaaaaaatgAAACATGGGCAAAAGGTTTTTCCGCATTTCATTAATTAAGAAGAACCTTTAAAAGTTAGAACACATGCCCGAGGGCGCCAAAATGGCCTTAAAAGAACTACTCTCGCGACATGCGTGCGTTGAAATGTTTCGCACTGGCGATGGCCCAGCGAGCAGCCTCTCGGCGGATTTTGGCGAGGATAGCCATCGGCGAAGCGTGCACATTCTGGAGCACCCATGCCTTCCTCTCGTTTCAGATTTCCCATGACGTGAGTATCAAGAGGGACGCCAATGCTTTCCACGGGTGTCCATGGATGTGAATGGCGTCATTCTGATTTATTCAGCAATCTTTTTTTAGCAACATTTATTCAGCAATCAAAACAGAAGAAATGGTCTGGGCCTTATGGCCGAATAGGCTAAATACATTTTTAGGCCCATCAGATGGACTGGCCCCATGCGCAACTTCCTTCCTTTCTCCGAACAGGCCCATCAGAACGCGCAAGAAGCATTTTAACAAGTCTTCTACTTCCTCTCGCCCAATCTCCTCACCTGCccccgagaagagagagagagagaaaagcagCGAGACGCGAATCAGCGGCGGCGATGGCTCTCCCGGCGTCCGGCTCCACCCTCTCCCGCTTCCTCTCCTCCCGCCGCATCCAGCCCACGGACATCACCGCCCTCGCCACCTGGGGCGTCTTCGCCGGCAGCGCCGCCATCTACCTCGTCCAGGTCCGTGTTAAAACTGTCAATTCACGATTACGCGTTTGATCGTATCCACCGCCCAGTACCCCGCTACTTTTGAACCTGGCTTCCTCTTGCACCCGTCGCTCGATCCGTAGATAGTCTGTCCTATGGGTGTTAGGGTTTGGTttctctagatccgatcttgccatGCCTGCTTGCCTAGATCTGCGGCGTGATGGATCAGAAAGCANNNNNNNNNNNNNNNNNNNNNNNNNNNNNNNNNNNNNNNNNNNNNNNNNNNNNNNNNNNNNNNNNNNNNNNNNNNNNNNNNNNNNNNNNNNNNNNNNNNNNNNNNNNNNNNNNNNNNNNNNNNNNNNNNNNNNNNNNNNNNNNNNNNNNNNNNNNNNNNNNNNNNNNNNNNNNNNNNNNNNNNNNNNNNNNNNNNNNNNNNNNNNNNNNNNNNNNNNNNNNNNNNNNNNNNNNNNNNNNNNNNNNNNNNNNNNNNNNNGATTACCAGAAGTTTATTAGTACGTGGTAAAACTTGTTCTTTGGATATAATTAGTGCTCCATTCGTATGGTAGGATAGCATACGGTTAAGGAGAAGACCAAGTGATTTTGAGATGGCAACAGATTTATGTTTGCGAACCCGTGCGTTTAAGGTGTCTTCGTGATAGGAACTTTCTGCAATAAATGGACCATGTCTCAGGACAAATGCTGAATTAGCTAGTGTCACATCTACATCATTCTAACATGATATTTGACAACCAAGTTTAGCACAGCACAAgcttctactccctctgtttctaaatataactcTTTTTAGATattctaatatggactacatacggagcaaaatgagtgaatctacactctaaactatgtctatatacatccgtatgtagttcatattgaaatatctacaaagacttacatttaggaacggagggagtacatgttagaACACTTGACACAGAGTAAGACAATGTGGATGCAACGTACAATTTCAGTTTAGCTACATTCTAAATTTCTAATGCATATAGTTCTAATTGTTCTATCTTGGTGTCATGAATTAACTTTCACTCCCTCTGATAGTTTCTGTGAGGCACCTTGATTTCTTTACCTTTAGTTTCACATAACTAagatgtgtgttgtgcgtgttagctCCAGGAAGGTCTCAAACATGGTCAATATAGTTGCTTTTCTCTAAGAAGGCGCTTCTGTTGAATACATAGTCTGGTGTATTCCACTATTTCTGACTGTTATGAAAATTTGGAGCACGTACGtgtattttttttcatattgttttGTCTGCCCTCTCTGTTATGAACTCAGATACCTAATTCTATACGTCCTATTCAGTGTATGTTTTACGGGCTATGTGGCGAGCTTTAAAACCAAACAATCTGATTTCTTTTGGTTGAAACTGGTACCTTCTGCCTTTTGACGAATGGAACTTTATTTCCTCTCCTCTTGCCAAAAATCTAAGCATCCATTCTGCTATACTGAACATTCAATGATTGAGGCAACTTAAATGACTTGGCTTAGCTACTTTACGCACTGAGCGAGTCTGTCTGTCTGGTACACAAATTCTTCCTCGCATCTTTTGTCCCCTGTGATGCCTGGTCTTTTCTGTATTTGTGAAAGCtggaactaaaatcatgatgaagaTCCATGGTGTGCCTATGTTGTTTGTGTTTACTCTATTTAAACCATTCTATAAGTTGCTTAATCAATTCCAAATACAGTATCTTGCATCTTCATTAACCCATCTCAAAGTCATAATTTTGCTGTTAATCTGTTTTTTCTTCTGAATTTTCTTGTCATGACCATCGCACTATTAGTTTCAGTTTCTCGGTCTACATGATTCTGAAGATCCTTTTGATTTTCCTTTGCAGCCATTCGACTGGATCAAGAAGACCTTCTTTGAGAAGCCCGAGCCAGAGGCATGAGTGTCATACATTGCAACTTTTGATGCGTACATTTTCAGGACGATTCTCTGAGTTTGGATGACCCAGCCAATAATATACAAGACCCTCGTGTTCCCTTGTTTGATTTGCCATCCAGATGTAGGTTTCCTCTTGCGTTGCATGTAACCCTCACCATGGGAGGGGAATGATCATGTAAATTTTATTTGCCGTCACAGAGAAAAGAAACTGTGCTCGTGTTTATTTCTCCTCTCTTGCTACGGTCACCAAAGAGTGAGCTTTGTCTCAGAGCAGGAAACTCACGCTCTTGCATGGTGTTTTGTGTTCAGCCCGGTGTCATTTCTTGAACTAACTCACCGCGAACGTGAAGCGTATGACAGTACCTCCACCTTGGCCCTTCCAAGATTCTAAGAAACTCAGAGATTGAAATCACATGTAGAACTTGACACAACTATAACTACGTGCTCTCCTCTAAAAAGGGAAAAAGTTGAGAACGATGTGTACCAAATGTTAGCACATTTCTCTAGTGGTAGCCTGCACTCTTCAGCCAGAAACAGCAGTCTCAGTTACTCCTACAAAGGCGCACACGGGTAACGCACCGACTCGAACCATATTTGGTGTGTAGAGTCATGTTCCCAACAACCCATTGCTAGCTCCACACACAAAGGCGCCCGGTGCCGCCTCTCTCACGCGCGCCacacatgcatgcaatgcacggcACGCTCTCTGTCTTTCTCGTCGGATGAGGATGAGCATGAGCATGACAGCGTCCGGAAAAGCGCTGGCTTTCCCCGTCAGCGCGCGCGCGAGCACGGACACGGCCACACACACACCAGAAGCAAAAGGCGGGAGGCTTGGAAGCGTTCCAACCCCCACACGAGGAGGCCGCCActgctctctccctcctcctctccctcccaaCCCCCGGTCAAATCCATCCGCCCTTGCCACTCAACCCACGCTCGCCTTTTCCGCTCAGACGCCACCCTCCTCTCTTCCCCGAGATCATCGATCCGTCCATCGACCCTCCACGCCCTGCTCGTGTTCCATCGTCGTGCGGCATCTGGCCAGAGAGGGATCGGGTCGCCGATCAAGcgaggtgtcatgggagggagatcgtcgccggcggggtggcggcgatgggtgcggacgcggcttcttcttcttcttctcgtggtGCTGGcgctggcggcgacggcggcggtggaggggaGGTTCGTGGTGGAGAAGAACAGCCTGCGGGTGACGTCGCCGGCGGCGCTGCGGGGCGTGTACGAGTGCGCCATCGGCAACTTCGGGATGCCGCAGTACGGGGGCACCATGCACGGCGTCGTCGTCTACCCCAAGGCCAACACCAAGGCCTGCAAGCCCTTCGCCGACTTCGGCCTCTCCTTCAACCCCAAGGCCGGCGGCCtccccgtcttcctcctcgtcgACCGCGGAGGtttcttttcttctccttcttcatcCCACTTTGCACTTTGGTCAGACCGATCCTGTGATTTAACCGGCGGTGCGCGTGCGTTTCCCTTTAATTAATCTGTCCTACTAGCAATTACGGCCGACTGCATGCACGAATGGTTCAATACACCTGCTTCCTCATTCTCCCTAGCTACGAGTAGATGTTAATTAAGAGTCCACACGTTTTAAAATGGGAACCCGGCAATAGGATTTGGACCTTGGCCAATATGGTTATCTATGGCTTCTGTTCATAGTATGTATGTGAAAATAATGGATTCAGTCTTGGTCATGTTCTTGGAGTGAATTAATTTCGTCAGCGAGAGACGCGGCGCGGCACGGCACGACGAAGCTATGTAATGCCATGTTAAGGAAATGGGTTTCGGATGGTTAGTTGGGACCCCTCTTTTCCTTCCGTTGGACATTTTGGTGTATGTAGTTTGGTCCTACTTTCCTGATGAAATAGCACATGTTTTGCTCATGTTCTTTGAGTGGAGAGGTTCTTGGCACAGGTACCTGCATagttgcataactgtgttcagttagctACTTGGCCCATCTTGCATTATATAAAAATCAGGTACTTAGCACATCTTTGTCGTGTGTTGGAATGGGGATCTTACCACTGTCAAGGGACAGAACTAATTTGGCCGTCCACCTCGAACTGTTTCCTGCAATGTCTGGTGTCATATACCTCTCTTCAGAAAATGCTTTTCCCTATCTTGCAATAGATAAGAAATTCACTTTGAGTTGTGTAGCGAAATAGAATCAACAAGGGTAATGTCCAAAAGAAGGAAATCTCTACTACCACAACGCCATCATCATAAAACGAGTTTGATTAGGTGTGCCATAATACCAGTCAGCCATAGTTGTTGAACAAAGCAGATAAATGCCATGATAGTAATATCATCTCAAATCCATTATCTTCCTATCTTATATTCTTATTTTGAGTACCTCTCACTGGCTAGCACTGTTTTCAGTCATCACCAAGAAGAGTGCTTAAATTCTTTGCAACGTGCAGACTGCTACTTCACAACCAAGGGATGGAACGCGCAGACGGCCGGAGCCGCCGCGGTGCTCGTCGCCGACGACAGAGCAGAGCCCCTCATCACAATGGACACCCCAGAGTCCAGCGGCAAGGAGCACCTCGAgaacatcaccgtcccctccgcccTAGTCTCCAAACGCTTCGGCGACGACCTCAAGGGCGCCCTCGAGAACGGCGACATGGTGAACGTGCTCCTGGACTGGCGAGAGTCCCTCCCTCACCCGGACGAGCGCGTCGAGTACGAGTTCTGGACCAACAGCAACGACGAGTGCGGCGCCAAGTGCGACATGCAGATGAGCTTCGTCCGGGACTTCCGCGGGGTGGCGCAGGTGCTGGAGCAGCGCGGCTACACCCAGTTCGCGCCGCACTACATCACCTGGTACTGCCCGGAGGCCTTCGTCCTGAGCGCGCAGTGCCGGTCGCAGTGCATCAACCACGGCCGCTACTGCGCCCCCGACCCCGAGCAGGACTTCACCACCGGGTACGACGGCAAGGACGTCGTGGTGCAGAACCTGATCCAGATTTGCCTCTTCAAGGTCGCCAACGATAGCCGCAAGCCGTGGCTGTGGTGGGACTATGTGCACGACTTCGCCATCCGGTGCCCCATGAAGGAGAAGAAGTACACCACCGATTGTGCTCATGGTGTCATCAAGTCGCTTGGTGCGTGTGGTTGACTCTGTTCGTTATGATATATACTCTCTATTGTTTGTTTGTGGTGATGATTGGCCATTTGTTTATGTTTGCGGTTTTTGTTTTACAGGGATGGACATTGACAAGATTACCCAATGCGTCGGAGACCCCGACGCCGACGAAGACAATCCGGTGCTCAAAGCAGAGCAAGATGCTCAAGTGAGTCTCTTGATGATAAACTCGTATATAAGCCATAGCAGATTCGTTGGTTGATGGCAGACTGATGTTTATGCCTTTGATCCTTCAGATTGGCCATGGTGCTCGAGGGGATGTTACCATACTGCCGACTTTCGTCGTCAATAACAGACAGTACAGAGGTGCGTCCACTCTCCCACTCTTCATTTCTTTTCAGCTCAATGTCcccttgtttatatatgttttactCTTCTTTTTCAACGTGTGTTTATTTTAATTTCTGTTTAGGGAAACTGGATAAAAGGGCGGTGCTACGAGCGATATGCTCGGGATTTGAGGAGACGACCGAACCCGACATCTGTTTGACTCAAGGTTTGTGGTTTGCACCTTTTTTGTTGTTTGTTGAATAAACCTGCCTGGAtttcgttcttcatggtttataatTTTTGGGCTTCATATCTTCTTGCATAGACATACAAACAAACCAGTGCTTGGAAAACAATGGAGGTTGCTGGCTGGACAAAAACACTAATTTCACGGCGTGCAAGGTAGTGAACTTCACTTGAAAAGTGCTGCTCACATTGTTACCTCATCCTTGTTCTAATTCCATGGGTAACTTCTCCTAGGATACCTTCCGTGGGCGGGTTTGCGAGTGCCCGGTTGTCAATGGCGTCAAGTTCGTTGGCGACGGGTACACCCATTGTGAAGGTAAACTTGTTTCTCCACTGAATCAAAATGATCTTCATACAAGCTACCCTTTTTATGCGTTCATGGGTTTGGCAGCTTCTGGTGTCGGTCGATGCCAAATCAACAACGGAGGCTGCTGGAAGGAGACCAGGAACGGCAAGTCTGTCTCTGCCTGCTCGGTATAAGATCATCTCTTTCAGATTGCAGTTTTCTTTCTCATGGCTTCTGTGTGCAGTACAAAACTGAATTTTGGAAATCTGCAGAATGAGCAAGCTAAGGGCTGCAAATGTCCGCAAGGATTCAAGGGCGACGGCATACACGGTTGCGAAGGTAGGTATCGCCATTAGAAACAACATTGTTACACAACCATGTTTGCATATTCTTAAGTAAATTTTCATATTTAATACGTACCTCTCTGCTTGGCGCTTGCAGATGTTGATGAATGCAAAGAGAGGCTCTTCTG
This window harbors:
- the LOC119353279 gene encoding ubiquinol-cytochrome c reductase complex 6.7 kDa protein-like, with product MALPASGSTLSRFLSSRRIQPTDITALATWGVFAGSAAIYLVQPFDWIKKTFFEKPEPEA
- the LOC119353276 gene encoding vacuolar-sorting receptor 1-like, which codes for MGGRSSPAGWRRWVRTRLLLLLLVVLALAATAAVEGRFVVEKNSLRVTSPAALRGVYECAIGNFGMPQYGGTMHGVVVYPKANTKACKPFADFGLSFNPKAGGLPVFLLVDRGDCYFTTKGWNAQTAGAAAVLVADDRAEPLITMDTPESSGKEHLENITVPSALVSKRFGDDLKGALENGDMVNVLLDWRESLPHPDERVEYEFWTNSNDECGAKCDMQMSFVRDFRGVAQVLEQRGYTQFAPHYITWYCPEAFVLSAQCRSQCINHGRYCAPDPEQDFTTGYDGKDVVVQNLIQICLFKVANDSRKPWLWWDYVHDFAIRCPMKEKKYTTDCAHGVIKSLGMDIDKITQCVGDPDADEDNPVLKAEQDAQIGHGARGDVTILPTFVVNNRQYRGKLDKRAVLRAICSGFEETTEPDICLTQDIQTNQCLENNGGCWLDKNTNFTACKDTFRGRVCECPVVNGVKFVGDGYTHCEASGVGRCQINNGGCWKETRNGKSVSACSNEQAKGCKCPQGFKGDGIHGCEDVDECKERLFCQCKDCSCENTWGSYECGCGGSNMLYMREHDTCISKVATSSLGWGFMWVIFFGLGFAGVGAYAVYKYRLRSYMDSEIRAIMAQYMPLENQETSSHQRHVEHADI